The region ATCGGCACAAACTCATTAATAGATATAAGAAGATATGCGAGCGAACTAAAAGAAAAGTCAATAAAACGAAGTCTAGTCAAGATCGCTCACGACATCCCTAGCAAAGTAAACGAAGATAAAGCTAGTCGTGACATGGTTGATGAACTAAGTCAAGAGTTTTACTCTCTAATAGAAGGTGGAGGCACCGGAACTATCAAAGAAGGCAAAGATATTATCTTAAAAGTAGTCGAGCACATAAAAACTCAGATAGAACTTGGCGAGCAAGATATCGTTGGGCTTGATACTGGCTTTAAAAAGTTAAACGAGATGATAAAAGGCTTTAAAAACGGCGATCTCATCATTGTTGCGGCTCGTCCAGGCATGGGAAAAACGACACTTTGTCTAAATTTTATGAGTCAAGTTTTAAAAAGCGGCACTGGTGTAGTCTTTTTCTCGCTTGAGATGCCAGCAGAACAGATCATGATGAGAATACTTTCCAGCAAAACATCTATCCCGCTTCAAGACATCATGACAGGAAAAATAGACGATGAAGCTATGGCTCGCCTTAGTGATGCTTGCGGTGAGTTTTCCGAATACAAGCTATTTGTTCACGATAGTGGCTATGTAAATATCCACCAAGTAAGAACACAAATGCGCAAATTAAAGGCTATGCATCCAGAAATTTCTCTTTGTGTCATCGACTACATCGGCCTTATGATGAGTACAAACAACTTCGCCGATCGTCACATACAAATAGCTGAAATTTCTCGTGGACTAAAGCTTCTAGCGCGCGAGCTGGATATGCCTATTATCGCGCTTTCTCAGTTAAACCGTAGCCTTGAGTCTCGTGCAAACAAACGCCCGATGTTAAGTGACCTAAGAGAATCAGGAGCAATCGAGCAAGATGCCGACATCATTCTTTTTGTATATAGAGACGAATTTTACTTAGAGCAAGAAGAGAAAGAGAAAGAAAAACGCGCAAGCGCTGAAGGCAAAGAGTACAAGAGTACTCATGTCTTTAACAAGCTTCAAGAAAAAGCCGAAATAATCGTTGGTAAAAACAGAAACGGTGAAACTGGTTCAGTTGATGTGCTCTTCCAAAAGCAACACTCAAGGTTTGAAGATATCACTAGCGCACCTGTATCAGATGTCACATTTGAAGGCTGATGAGATCAAAATATCTAAAAAATAGGCAAAATTTTCTTATTTTTTGTCTATTTTGCATCTTGATATTTTTCATAAATTCGGCTATCAGCTATTATAAATATCAAATTTTTATGGATAATGGCGAACAAGAATTGACAGCAAGAGTCATCTCTAGCTATCAAAAAATGGGTAGTGACGGCAAAAAAAGACAAATTTTAAAATTACAAACAGATGATTTTACCTTTTATACCATAGGCTCTAAAAGTGATGATTTTAGAGCTGGTGATAGTATATTTTTAAGTGTTATAAATTTAGACGTTAGTTTTAAAGACTACCTTGCCTCCACATTTTATATGCCTAGTTTTTCGCGCGAGAAACTACCACAAAAGCCAGCACACAGCTTCAATCAAAAATTACAATCCTTAATCTACGCCCAACATGAAAATAGCAAAATCGCACAGCTTTATTCGGCTTTATTTTTAGGCACAAATATAGATGGCGAGCTAAGAGATGACGTCTCAAACTGGGGCGTGGCGCACCTCATCGCCATTAGCGGCTATCATCTTGGCGTCATAAGCGCGGTTTGCTTTTTTATTTTAAGGCTCGTTTTTAAGCCCATCTACGCAAGATATATGCCTTACCGCTCATACATTTTTGACTTTACGATCGTCATATTTTTGGTGCTTTGCTTTTATTTTTACATGATCGGCTTTATAGCAAGCTTTTTGCGGGCATTTTTGATGAGCGTGGCTGGCTTTTACATGATCTGTAAAAAGATAAAGATCTTAAATTTCTACACGCTCTTTGGCGTTATTTTATTTAGCGTCGCCCTATTTCCGCAGCTTCTTTTTAGTGTTGGCTTTTATTTTTCATGCCTTGGCGTCTTTTATATCTTCGTCTATCTTTTATACTTTGCGCCCAAATTTAACCTGGTAGCAAACTCGCTACTTTTAAATTTATATGTCTTTTTTGCGATGGAGGTTGCGGTGCTTTACTTTTTCCCGCTCATTAGCCTCTTACAGTTTAGCGTGCTAGCTATCAACTACCTATTTGGCGTATTTTATCCGCTAAGCTTTTTACTTCATCTCTTTGGATATGGCGACATTTTTGATGAAATTTTAAGCAAAATGCTAGCTTTTAGACTAAGCTCTGGTAGTCTTCACATAAGCACATTTGTCTTTTTACTTTATAACGCCATCACGCTTTTATGCGTTAAATTTAAGCCAGCAGCATTTTTGCCACCGCTCTTTGGCGTGGCATCATTTTTGCTCTTTTTGCTAAATTTTTCGTAGTCAAAATTTATTTAAATTTGCCGATATGCTTTTAAATTTAAAGGTGTGGCGATGCAGATAAACTCAAATTTTATAAATTTAAACAAAAACACTCCCAAAAGTGGGCTAAATTTAAAGGCTGATGAGGCAAATTCAAAGAGCGAAAATTTACAAAGCAACAAAAGCGCTATCTTGCATGACGCTTCAAATTTAGTTAGCGAGACAAATAACGAGAGCGAGAGTAGCGCCGATGTCATAAAAAAGCAGTTAGAAAAACTGCAAAAACAGCTAAAAGAGATTGAAGCTGCGATAAAGCAAGCAAGTGCGAGTAAAAACCCATACGCAAAAGAGCTGGTTGCTTCGCTTCAGACCAAAAAGGGAGCTATCTTTGCTCAGATAATGCAGCTAAACGCCCAGCTTGTAAAGATGCAAGGCGCTTAACAAGATCAAATTTAACCCTAAATTTAACCTCACGCGGCCTTTACGCCGTAAAATTTCATCACTCTATTGTGAATTAACAGCGAGATATACATTATCGCGGCTCCCAAAATAAGCCTTGTTAGGTTGGTGTCCTTTTGCCAAAAGACTAAATTTACGATGATGGCAGCTGGTATGAGGGCGTTGTTCATGATGGCAAGCACGCCGCTATCGACCTCGCAAGCGCCTTTGTTCCACATAAAATAGCCAACCCCGCTAGCGACCGCTCCAAGCCACAAAAGCACCAAAGTTTGGGTTAGATCTACGTGAAATTTAGCTGGATTGCCAAGGGTTATGAATGCGATCACTGCCACAAAAAACGCTCCAAAGTGAAAGTAGCCAAAGACCTTTTTTTGATCCACGTCATATCTCTCCAAAAGCGCCTTATACGCACTCTGCCCTGCTCCAAAGCAGATGTTTGCGCCTTGCACCAGCAAAAAGCCCTTTATCGCGCCTTCGTTTATCGCGCCATACTTGATGATAAGCGCGCCAAAGACCGCAACGCCAACGCTAAAGAGATAAAGCGGTCTAAATTTAAAGCTAAAAGCATCGTATATGAGCGTCACATAAAACGGCGTGAAAATGGTAAAAAGTGCGACTTCAGGCACGCTTAGATACAAAAACGAGTTGTAGTAGCAAAGATACATTAGCCCTATTTGCACCGCTCCTATGCCCATTATGCCAAGGGCTAGCTTTGGACTAACGCCTCGAAATTTCGTAAATGGCAAAAAGACCAAGCTTGCAAGTGTCACACGCACAAAAACAGCCAAATAGCTATCGACCTTGCCAGCTAAAAATTCCCCTATCAAACTAAAGCTAAACGCCCACAAAATGGTCACAAAGATCAGTTTATTCATTCTATCACCACCTCATTTATATTTCTTGCGCATTCAAAAAAGTATTCAAGCTTGTTTAGCTCGAGCAAATCGCCATTTAGGATGAAATTTGCCCTGTCGCTAAAATTTTTCTCACTCACAAACAAAAACTGCTCAAATTTTACCTTGCCACTAAGATAGCCATTTAGCAGATCATTAAAGTCGCTATCAAGGCTATCTTGCTTTAGTGAGTCCAAATTTAGCCTAGCGCTTAAACCCTCTATCACGCCTCTTAGATCCTTTAGCCTAGCTATTATCCTGTTTTCTTCGTCGCTTAGATCAAGTGCGGCCCTTTGCTCCTCTATGCGCTTTGTTTGGCTTTGCTTGCTAAGGCTTAGGCTATCTGGTAGCTTCCACTCAAACTCCACTCTAGGCTTGTTCGCATCAGCGTATGCCTCAGCCATCTGCGAAGTCGTCCTCTCACCTTTTTTAAAGCTGTTATTATTCACACTTTGCGTATCTTTTAAGTAAATTTTTGGAGCAAATTTGCTCTTTTGCTTCTCATTTTCTTGCTCTTTTATATATTTTTCTTGCTCCATAGCCCCAAGTTTGGCGCTTATATCATCTTTGCTAAAATCAGGCATCACTATCTTTGAGCCAGCCACAAAGCCGATCTCGCCGTTTGAGAGCAAATTTATCCTTGAGTTTAGCTCAGCTAGCTTAAGCCCAAGCTCATCTAGCTCGGCTCTTTTTTTATTAAGAGTGAAATTTATCGCATCAAATTCGCTCTTATCTATCTCACCATACTCAAACCAAAACTCATTTTCAGCTGCAGCCTTGGCAAAGCTATCTACAAATTTTGTCTCTAAATTTATCAGCGAATTTAGCGCAACAGCGTTAAAATAGACCTTTGCGACCTGAAAAGCAGTGAGATTCATAAGCTCTTCATCTTTGTAAATTTTCTCCACGCCCTTGTGGTCTAAAATCTTATCCGAAGCCTCGCTAGCACCGCCATCAAAGATGAGATACTCGACCTTTGCCGTGATCGATCCAGCCTTTGTCATATATCCGCCCTTTAGCTCGTCAGGCACAAAGGTATATCTGCCATCAAGGGATAAATTTAGCTTGTTGCTCTTATTTTTATTTATATATTCATTTTTATTAAATTCTTTCAAACTCTCAAGCTTCGCACTTTGCGCCAGAGCAATGATCTCTAGTAAATTTCCAGCCCAAAGAGGCAAAGCAAAGAGCAAAACAGCCAAAATCTTCTTCAAATTCTCTCCCTTTCATAAAATTTTCTTATAAATTTATCAAGATTATAGACCCAAGCAAAAAGCACTGGCACGACAAGCAGACTTAGCAAGGTCGAGCTAATGAGCCCAAAGATGATGCTTATAGCCATCGGCGAGTTGGCCTCAAAGCCAGCACCCCTGCTAAGAGCAAGGGGGAGCATGGCAAATATCATGGCAAAAGTGGTCATCAAAACGGCTCTTAACCTCTTTTTAGCGGCCATTTTCACAGCTTCGTTTGCCTCCATACCACTATTTGCAAAGTGATTTGCAAAATCAACCACCAAAATGGCATTTTTACCGACCATACCAAAGAGC is a window of Campylobacter concisus DNA encoding:
- a CDS encoding ComEC/Rec2 family competence protein; this encodes MDNGEQELTARVISSYQKMGSDGKKRQILKLQTDDFTFYTIGSKSDDFRAGDSIFLSVINLDVSFKDYLASTFYMPSFSREKLPQKPAHSFNQKLQSLIYAQHENSKIAQLYSALFLGTNIDGELRDDVSNWGVAHLIAISGYHLGVISAVCFFILRLVFKPIYARYMPYRSYIFDFTIVIFLVLCFYFYMIGFIASFLRAFLMSVAGFYMICKKIKILNFYTLFGVILFSVALFPQLLFSVGFYFSCLGVFYIFVYLLYFAPKFNLVANSLLLNLYVFFAMEVAVLYFFPLISLLQFSVLAINYLFGVFYPLSFLLHLFGYGDIFDEILSKMLAFRLSSGSLHISTFVFLLYNAITLLCVKFKPAAFLPPLFGVASFLLFLLNFS
- a CDS encoding EamA family transporter; protein product: MNKLIFVTILWAFSFSLIGEFLAGKVDSYLAVFVRVTLASLVFLPFTKFRGVSPKLALGIMGIGAVQIGLMYLCYYNSFLYLSVPEVALFTIFTPFYVTLIYDAFSFKFRPLYLFSVGVAVFGALIIKYGAINEGAIKGFLLVQGANICFGAGQSAYKALLERYDVDQKKVFGYFHFGAFFVAVIAFITLGNPAKFHVDLTQTLVLLWLGAVASGVGYFMWNKGACEVDSGVLAIMNNALIPAAIIVNLVFWQKDTNLTRLILGAAIMYISLLIHNRVMKFYGVKAA
- a CDS encoding replicative DNA helicase; translated protein: MAKERLNEIEFSNLYDLDMERAILSSILQNNDTLGEIFDTIKAKDFYLKGHSQIYEAMVECLNSDDPVAVPFLKNKLGDKYDEALMIDIIGTNSLIDIRRYASELKEKSIKRSLVKIAHDIPSKVNEDKASRDMVDELSQEFYSLIEGGGTGTIKEGKDIILKVVEHIKTQIELGEQDIVGLDTGFKKLNEMIKGFKNGDLIIVAARPGMGKTTLCLNFMSQVLKSGTGVVFFSLEMPAEQIMMRILSSKTSIPLQDIMTGKIDDEAMARLSDACGEFSEYKLFVHDSGYVNIHQVRTQMRKLKAMHPEISLCVIDYIGLMMSTNNFADRHIQIAEISRGLKLLARELDMPIIALSQLNRSLESRANKRPMLSDLRESGAIEQDADIILFVYRDEFYLEQEEKEKEKRASAEGKEYKSTHVFNKLQEKAEIIVGKNRNGETGSVDVLFQKQHSRFEDITSAPVSDVTFEG
- a CDS encoding TolC family protein, giving the protein MKKILAVLLFALPLWAGNLLEIIALAQSAKLESLKEFNKNEYINKNKSNKLNLSLDGRYTFVPDELKGGYMTKAGSITAKVEYLIFDGGASEASDKILDHKGVEKIYKDEELMNLTAFQVAKVYFNAVALNSLINLETKFVDSFAKAAAENEFWFEYGEIDKSEFDAINFTLNKKRAELDELGLKLAELNSRINLLSNGEIGFVAGSKIVMPDFSKDDISAKLGAMEQEKYIKEQENEKQKSKFAPKIYLKDTQSVNNNSFKKGERTTSQMAEAYADANKPRVEFEWKLPDSLSLSKQSQTKRIEEQRAALDLSDEENRIIARLKDLRGVIEGLSARLNLDSLKQDSLDSDFNDLLNGYLSGKVKFEQFLFVSEKNFSDRANFILNGDLLELNKLEYFFECARNINEVVIE